The Candidatus Nitrospira nitrificans genomic sequence AAGCGCCTCTCGTACCCCGTCGTTCGCATCAACCAGCACGGATGTTCCTCAAGGGTCGACGCTTCACGAGAAATCACGGCCGTTTCAGCATGATGGCATCGAAGTACGCGTCCGGCACAGGATGCGGACGTCGAAGCTGTCCCGACCCAAAGGCCACATACTTCTCGCAGGTCAACTGTTCCAACCCGATCGGCCCCTTCGCATGCAGCCTCCCCACGCTCAGCCCCACGTCGCTCCCCATCCCGAAACTATCGCCGGCATGAAGCCTGGTTGACACATTCACCAGCACCGCGCCGGCATCGACTTCCCTGGTGAATCGCAAGGCGGACTCGTAGCGCGTGGTGGCGATCCCGGCGGTGAGGCAGGGGCCGTGCACTTTGATATGAGCCAGCGCTTCATCGAGGTCTTCGACCATTTTTACGGCCAGCGTCGGACCGGCGAACTGCGTATGCCAATCCGCATCCGTCGCCGGAATAATCGCGGTATGGCCCGTCATCGCCATTTGCCCCATGAGCGCGACCGTCTTCGGACACGCATGCACTTCGACCTTGAATTCATCCAGTAGGCGGTTGATCAACGGAGGTAAGAACTGCCGGCTCACGAGCTGCTGCACCAGTAAGGTATCCAGCGCGTTGGAGGCTCCCGCCCGCTGCACCTTCGAGTTGATGACCAGATTTTGCGCGACCGAAATATCCGGGTCTTCATCGATATACAACTGCGTGAGACCCCCGTCATCGCAGAGCACCGGGACTTTAGCTTGCTCCGCCACCGTTTTGCGCAAGCCGGCGCCGCCACGCACGATGAGCGCATCGAGGGTTCTGGCCGATCGAATCAGGTCGAGCGCGACTTCCTTCTCTTGGCGATCGATGAGCACCCAGGCCCCAGGAGGCACGCCATGCTCCGTTGCCGCCTCACGAAATCGCGCATCAATCGCCTGATGCGTCAACTTCCATTCCGGCGCCCCGCGAAAGATGCAGAGATTGCCCGCCTTCAGACAGAGCGCGATCGATTCCACGGTAACGAGAGGACTCCGTTCGGAGATCACGCCGATCACCCCGATCGGCACCCTCACCCTGGAGACCTGCAGTCCATCCGGACGTTCCTGCCGCGATGTCACGGCGCCGACGGGGTCCGGCAGATCGGCGATGCCATGCAGCCGCTCGACCATCTCTTTCATGTGGTCAGTCGTCAGGCGGACGCGAGCCACGGCAGCCTTCATCCGATCTTTCATGTCCGCATTCTCGAAAGACTTTCCCACGGCCTCGACATCTTTGCCGTTTTCCGCGAGAATGCCGTCTTCGTCTGCAGCGAGTCGATCGGCAACAGCATGCAGCGCCTTCGACTTCACGGGACCGGGAAGCAGCGCCAGATCGACCGATACGTTCCGGCACTCTTTCAATAACTTATCGAGATATAATCTGATCGGAACTTCAGTCGCCATCGGCATTCTTTTCCACGAAACACGGCGTCAGATGAGTCATTGCAATCACTCCATCCCCCTGAGACAATAGCACACAGTAAGACCTCCAGGGCGCGTGACTATACCACGCGTTTTTTTCATGAGTAAATGACCTGAAAGCCTCACGTTTTACGCTGCTATAATTAACTACACCGTATGATGGCGAATAAGAAGTTGGCGTGCCGGCTCGCGTTGGCGCAAGAGAAAGGAACTGCGATGCGCTCACTAGTTCAAGTGAAGAGACATGGTTTCAGAGTGGCTCTCTTTGTGTTCTTAGCGGCAGTACTGGGGGCCTGTGCTCAAATGAAACCGGTGGGCCCTCTCGGTCCCCCCACGCAGGCCACACCCGAGCAAATAACCGAACGAGAACGGGAAAACCAACCTCCCAAGGTCGTACAAACCCGTCCCAACGGCAGCAGCCCTCAACAATGCCTGGTCAATTTCGACGATGAGAGCGCGCTGGAACATATCTATTCCCAGGCAAGATCAACCCTGGCCTACAGGACGAGCCGCATCGGATTCGGCCCCTTGCAGATGTGTGATCCGTCCAAACATAGCGACTGCTGGACCTATCGCCAGCGCTGTTCCAAGCATGACGTCAATATCGACACGATCGGCCTCACACATTTCCACCTGAGCATGGAAACGGGGATCGAGTGCTATACCCTTCCGGATCCTGGGGACGGGCTCGGCCGTGGATTCGGCAAACTCGTGGACTTTAAATGCACCGAGGTCGATTGGGCGAAAACTCCCCGCGTCTTGTCCTCGCACGATCAGAATCAGTGGGTCAAAATTTGGGTCAGCAATCCCGAGAGTCGCGCGCCGACGTCTTTCGACATGGAATCGATTTCGGTGTTGCCGGACACCTCAATTCAACTCTGGTTCCGGAAACGCGATGGAACCTGGTGGTTCTGGCCGGAGCTGAAGGCCGGCAACACCTGGAATATCCGTGAGCATGCGCGCGATGTATCCGAAGTTCGGATCCGAGGCACCAAGGCGGGACGAGCCAGTTCCTACGTGATCGGTTCGATCGTCGTTCGGGACTAGGTTTGCCTATCTCCGCCGGTGATTGCGAATACTATCCGGCAAAGCCGACACTTCGAGGATGCGATGAGCTTTTACCGCAAGGGAGAGAACACCGACGAAAGGCTTTCGTGAGATACACGCTGACAGTGCTTACTTTATTCCCGCCTCACATCGCCCATTCACGCCAATCCTTAACAATCGATCGGCTCTTCGCGCCGTAATCAGCAATTTTCCTCGAGCAAATAGAGATGAGCGTTGAAGCCCTATTGTCAATACCAGCTTAGGGGCGTATGCTTATGTGCCTCGGCTGCCGGTATCGGTGAGAGCCAGAGGATGTGATCGAACCCGATCGCGATGAACTCAAGCCATGGGGACTGAGCTTCCATTGCTCGACTTGATCGGAATCTATTCCGACGGGTCACCGACTCCCTCCCATCTCCTGAAAAAATCCAAGCAGCACCATGGCATCGATCGCCGGCTGTGCCGAACCTGCCGCGTGACCGCGGTTGTAACAGCCAATGTAGCGACGACGCTCGGTGCCGGCGGCATGAATCACGCTCTCAACCGGGAGGTGGCTTATGGCACGTACACATAGCCTGACTCATGCGGCGTTCATCCTTCTGATCGGATGGTGCATGTTGCTGGTTTCCATTCAGGACGCGGGGCTGGCTCAAGACGGACCGCCCGGCACTGTCTCACTTTTGCGACTCTGGTCCGCAGAGTTTCACGACAATATGACAGTCAGTTTGGTGCCCGCGTTTGCAGCGAGCATTTCCGGCAGGCCGAGAGATTTTCTGGGCACGTATGCCGACAGCACTCTTCAAGGTTACATCTTCTCTCCTGACTCAAAGACACCGCCGCCTGCCGGCACGGTGCCGCTGCACGAACGATTCAGTCCATCAAGAACCGATAGCTACACGGCGATCTGGAGAGGCCCTGGTCGGGCCGAAGATGCGCCATTTTCCCCCGACTATTCGGCTCCGGTTCTTCTCGACTACATTTATGATCCGAGCCTTCCACAGCCTGAGGGAACGGTTCCCTTGATTCGCTGGTGGAGTCCCTCGCGAAAGGATAACCATACGACGACCATGCCGGCCTGGCGTGGCGCAGCCGGAGAATGGCGTGAACCGGACTATTCAGATCCGCAGCTCGAAAGCTACGTGTTCCCACCCCTCGGGATGGAGCCCGCATCCCAGCCACCGCCTGCTGCGCTGCGAGACATGACGTTCACATTGGACCGAGTGGTTGTGCATGATGACTGTGATGACATCAGCCCCGGCGATTGGTTCATTGGAATCGCGGCCGTCAATCCAGGAAATCCGAGCCATATCCAGCGTGCCAGATTCCCGAGCAGTGGAAACGCACGGAATGTGAGTACGGGAGAAACACTCTCGATCGGGACCTCGATCACCTTATCGTCCGTTCCGGTGACCAACAGCATCCGGTTTGTGATCGAGGCCATGGACTGCGATGCCAACGGTCAATTGTCCTGGGCCTTGCTCTTTCCGTTCTCACTGTTCTCCACAGTGGATCGAGACGGGTTGAGTCCCACCGGACTGGGGTCGACACTGTGTCACAACGAAGAGGAGTTTTGGGAAATCTCCGGGAACGATGATTACGTCGGGAATGCCGATCGACTTGTGACTCCCGAGGAATGGCAATCCGGCCGCACATTCACGCTTTCAGCCCCTAGTAGGGGATCAGACTGTGAGCGCGCGGTAAGTGGCATCGGCGATCCCGGCGGGCCGCCGAACTACACGGCGACCGTGACGGTCCGAGCAAGGTAGGCATGGTTGAGAATCGCCGTATGGTACGAACAGTCTGGGTGCGAGCATACCTTCGTCTCGGAGTGCCATCGGCTTTTGCGCCTCAGAAGTCGGCTTCACACAGGTCTGACTCGAAGAAGGGAGAACGCGATGCGGTCTCGATCACGAGGGAAGATGCGGATCTCAATGGTCCTCTGTGCTCTTTTCACGCTCACATTGGGGGCCTGCGCCCATCTTGATCCTCCGAGACAAGCCACATCGGAGCAGGCTGCCGAGCGAGAAAAGGAGAGCGCCACTCCCAATATCATTCAAGCGCGCACAGGAAGCAGCCCCGAGCAATGCACCGTGACGTTCGACGATCCATCCGCCTTGGCACAAATTCGTCTGTTTGCCAGGGACAGTTTCGCATGGACAACCGGCAGATCGTCTTCCGGAGAACTGGAATTTTGCGATCCCTCCCGTCATAGCGATTGTTGGACCTATCGGCAACGATGCACGACGCATGACGTCAATGTGGATCCTGTCATCTGGGGACATTTCCACTTGAGTTTTGAAACAGGCGGAATATGTATTATTTTTGATCCAGGAGACGCCCTTGGCCCCGCGTTCGGGAGACGGATCGATGGGAGATGTACCAGCATACCGTGGGTCTTCGAACAGAGAGTCCTTCATTCACATCTGTCGGATCACTGGATCAAAATCTGGGTCGGGAACGCCGCCTCACATACACCCAGGTATTTTGACATGGAGTCGGTTTGGGTGCTGCCGGACCGATCGATTCAACTCTGGTTCCGGAAACGCGATGGAACCTGGTGGTTCTGGCCTGAGCTCGGCGCAGGAACCATCTGGAATACCCGTGATTGGATCCGTGATGTGTCGGAGGTCAGGATAAGCGGGGCCAGGTCAGGCGCAGCCCCCTACGGAATCGGCGCGTTTGGAATCCGAGATTAGCGCTGAGAAACGCGTCATACTCCAGACGGCTCGTAACGGCTGATCGAGGCCGCTCGTCCTCAGGAGGTTTCTCTCTCAAGAGGGCTTCCTTCCTTTACACTGGCGCTCTTCATTCAATTGGCGGGCCAATGCCGTGGCCAGCCAGGCCCACACCCCCATCACGGGAACCAATACCCAAGCAATGTGAGTGGGCGTGGCGCCCAGAGCCTTCACCGCCGTTACGAGCCAGGCTGTCGATGCGTCACCACCACGCGAAATGGCCGTATCGATGAAGTTCTTGGCCTTATATTTTTCTTCGCGACTGACGACCGTGAACAGAACCTCCCGCGCCGGTTTGGACAGGGCGTACTCCCCCACCCTCCGCAATACGGAAAAGACGACATAGACCGCGAGACTCGGCCAGAAGGCGATCCCCAGAAACCCCACCAGGCTGATCGCCGGCAGAAACAGCAACGCCGTCACCAGACCAAACCGGCTGACGAGTCTTCTGGTGATGAACACCTGCGTGAGCCAGGTCAAGAGGTTGGTCGTGAAGTCCAGCGCAGAAAAGAGCCGCGTGCGGGCCTCCGGTTGATCGAAATATTCCGCGACCAAGCGCGTCTGCTCAAAATAGAGAACCGTGGCGGTCATCGTCAGGATCGCCAGATAGCCGCAGATCCCGAGCAAGTAGGGCGACGAGAAGGTCAGACGGACTCCCGCGAAAAAGCCGCCGCGGAGCGGTTCCCCCTGCTGTGGCCGATGGTCGGCAGTCCGCGTCCGCCCCCATCGCTCCAATCGATAGACGCATCCGATGCAGGCCATCAGAAAACCGCTCGATGCCAACATCAGTACCGGAACCGGGAAGATAAACGTGAGGCCCGTGGTGAAGAGCGGGCCGAGCAACGCTCCACTGCTGCCTCCCGCGGCGATCACACCGAACAGCCGCGCGCCCTGCTCCGGCGTAAACAGATCCGCCATGAAACTCCAGAAGACCGACACAATGAAGAGATTCATCACCGACAACCAGACAAAAAAACTGCGGGCCACCCACTCCGGGTACAGATGACTCGTCATCAACACATAAAAGGCCCAGAGATTCGCGATGAAGAACGCATAGACGGTCAGCAGCAGCCGGTAGCGCGAGCATCGCGCCGAGAGCCACCCGAACAACGGCGTGGCGGCGAGCATGGTGAGGAATGTCGCGGTCATCATCCAAGGGAGATGTTGCAATCCTCCTTCGATGGCCATTTCGTCACGCACGGGACGGAGAATGGAGTACCCGCACAAGAGACAGAAAAAATAGACGAAGGCCCACGCCAACGGGACCAATTCCTCCGGCTTCGCGCCGAGGGAGTGCGCCCATCGAGTCCGTGCTGTTTGATCCGGCCCGCCCATGCGCCCGCAGTGTAGCAGGTGTGCGTACGCCTGCAAGCGCAGATCTGTTAGAATGAGCGGGCCGTACGGAATTCTTGGGAGATGGGAAAGATGATCGATCTTCGGAGCGACACGGTGACCAAGCCGACGGAGGAGATGCGGAAAGCCATGGCGCGCGCCGAAGTCGGCGATGACGTGTATGGCGAAGACCCGACCGTCAATCGCCTTCAAGACATGACGGCGGCCATGCTCGGCAAGCGGTTTGCGCTCTTCGTCCCCTCCGGCACCATGGCCAATCAACTGGCAATCCGGGCCCAGACGCAACCGGGGCAAGAAGTTATCGTCGAGAGCAAGAGCCATGTCGTTCGCTATGAACAGGGCGCGGCCGGGGCACTGGCCGGCGTGCAACTCCATTGGGTGACCGGTGAGCGAGGAATCATGACGGCCGAGCAGGTGGAGGCCGCCATCAGACCGACCGATGCGCACAGCATCACGACGGCGCTGATTTGCATCGAGAACACCCACAATGCCGGAGGCGGCACGATTTATCCGCTTTCCACGATCGAAAAAATCAGAGCCCTGGCCGTGAGACATGGAATCCCCATGCACCTCGACGGGGCCAGACTCTTCAATGCCGTGGTCGCCACCACCCTGCCACCGACGGTGTACGCCCAACACTTCGAAACCGTCTCCCTCTGTCTCTCAAAGGGACTGGGAGCCCCGGTGGGATCGCTGCTGATCTCCAACGACCAACGACTCATGGATCGCGCGCGCCGCTTTCGCCGAATGTATGGAGGAGCGATGCGTCAAGCGGGCATCCTGGCCGCCGCCGGCATCTATGCATTGGAACGGCAGGTCGCTCGGCTCAAGACCGACCATGAGCATGCCAAAAAACTGGCTCGCCAGCTCCAACACATTTCCGCAATCCTGATTGCGCCCCAGCACGTCGAAACGAATATCGTCGTCTTCGACATCGTCGACGCGCACCGTTCTCCGGCCGAGCTGGTGGCCGCGTTCAAAGAGCAAGGCGTGCTTATCAACGCTCTTGGAGGACAGAGCTATCGGGCGGTCACCCATCTGCATATCACGGAGAAGCAGATCGACGAAGCCGTGGCCGTCTTTGCCAACGTCCTCAAACGTTGACACCATATTCCTCCATCCATAGAATGCCGAAGCGACCAGGTCTTTCGCCGGGCGCGGCGCATGAGGTGAAAGACCACCGAGAACGAGAGGCAGACCCTTCGCCAGTCGATTCAGAGGGTTTGCATACACGATTCATTGCTATGGAACTAGAATACGTCATGGACACACACAGCACCACCGACACTCCCACGCGTGAAGAACTCAACGCCGAACTGCTTGAAGTCCCGGAACCTCCGGAGCAGCCGGAATCGCCGCCTCCTCCCGGATTTGAAGCCAATGTGGAAGTCGCACTCCGGCACGTCAAAGGCCGAAGAGGCGGTGACCTCGTCGGCATCCTGCTCGTCGGATCGGGAGCTCGGAAGGCCCTGACACTCCACAGCGATATCGATGTGATCGCCCTCGTCAAAGGAGAGGCCGACAGTCACGAAATCCTCCGTGTCGGCGACCGTCTGGCGGATATTCGCTACCATGGCTACCACGCCGTCGAGGAGGATCTCGCGTACTCGCTCCGGCTCCCCTCCCTACTTCGAAAAGCTAGAATCCTTTACGATCATGACGGCCTCTGCGCGAAACTGCTCGAGAAGGTCCACCACCGCTTTCGCCAAGGTCCTCCGCCGGCTTCGATCAACGAACAGATTCGCCTGAAGGCGGAGTGCTATCATTTGCTTGGAAAAACACAGGACCTCGTGGATAAACCTGGAACAGCCCACTACTTATTGACGCTATTTTACGAGGACTGCATCTCGGCGTTCTTTCGGTTGAGAGGGTTTTGGCTGGTCGCCCCGGTGGATATTCATCGGTTCATGTTTTCGCGCGACCCGGCGCTCGCCGATCTGGCCGGGCAATTCCTGACCGCGACCACGCTCACCGATCGGCTCAACTTTGGCCGGCAATTTGCCGATCTCCTCTTTAAGGATGTCCCGAATCCTGCTCGCATCGACTGACCGGAGCAGCGCATCATCCGGCTGCCTCCGCGTCGAAAACGTGTTTCATGTGCGCCGTGAGAGGAACCACATCTGCCTGTAGATCGATCGACGGACGCACATCGGCTGTGACCGGCGACAAACCAAGGAGCTCTCTTATGGAACTGGGATTCATCGGACTCGGCAAGATGGGGATGAACATGGTAACGCGTCTCCGTCGCGACCAGCACCGTGTCGTGGTCTATGATCGCTCGAATGACTTGATCAAACAGGCTGAGAACCAGGGCTGCATCGGGTCTTCATCCCTTGCCGATCTTGTCGGTAAGCTCAGCGCTCCGCGTGCCGTCTGGGTGATGGTGCCTTCCGGAGCCCCGACCGAAGAAACCATCCAGACTGTGGCTGCATTGTTGCGCCCCGACGACACCATCGTGGACGGTGGAAACACCAAGTTTCACGACGATGTGAGGCGGGCCGCCGAGTTGAAGAAAAAAGGCATCCACTATGTCGATGCGGGAACCAGCGGAGGGATCTGGGGGCTGAAAGTCGGTTATTGTCTCATGGTCGGCGGAGAAGACACAGCCGTCAAACGGCTTGAACCGGTGTTCAAGACCCTGGCGCCGGAAAACGGCTGGGCCCACGTCGGCGCGGCCGGTGCCGGGCACTATGTGAAGATGGTGCACAACGGCATCGAGTACAGCATGATGCAAGGCTACGCCGAAGGGTTTGAGCTGATGTCGAAAAGCGAATACAAGCTGGACTTGGCGCGCGTGGCCGATCTCTGGATGCACGGGAGTGTCGTCCGGTCCTGGTTGTTGGAACTGGCCGCAAGCGCGCTCAAGGACGATCAAAAGCTGGAAAAACTGAAGGGGTACGTGCAAGATTCCGGCGAAGGTCGATGGATGATCGCCGATGCCATCGAGAAGGACGTGCCGGTCCCCACCCTCACGACGGCGCTTTTTACGCGGTTTCGCTCACGACAGGAAGAATCGTTTGCCGAAAAGATGCTGGCGGCCCTGCGAAACGCGTTTGGTGGCCACTCGGTCCGGCGGTAACTGCCGGCATCATGAACACGCTGTTGTAATTACTTCGATGCCGGCGGACTTTTTCAACATCCTGCGGAGGAGACCCTGATGGCCCCAACAAGTCCGC encodes the following:
- a CDS encoding glutamate-5-semialdehyde dehydrogenase codes for the protein MATEVPIRLYLDKLLKECRNVSVDLALLPGPVKSKALHAVADRLAADEDGILAENGKDVEAVGKSFENADMKDRMKAAVARVRLTTDHMKEMVERLHGIADLPDPVGAVTSRQERPDGLQVSRVRVPIGVIGVISERSPLVTVESIALCLKAGNLCIFRGAPEWKLTHQAIDARFREAATEHGVPPGAWVLIDRQEKEVALDLIRSARTLDALIVRGGAGLRKTVAEQAKVPVLCDDGGLTQLYIDEDPDISVAQNLVINSKVQRAGASNALDTLLVQQLVSRQFLPPLINRLLDEFKVEVHACPKTVALMGQMAMTGHTAIIPATDADWHTQFAGPTLAVKMVEDLDEALAHIKVHGPCLTAGIATTRYESALRFTREVDAGAVLVNVSTRLHAGDSFGMGSDVGLSVGRLHAKGPIGLEQLTCEKYVAFGSGQLRRPHPVPDAYFDAIMLKRP
- a CDS encoding NTP/NDP exchange transporter, yielding MGGPDQTARTRWAHSLGAKPEELVPLAWAFVYFFCLLCGYSILRPVRDEMAIEGGLQHLPWMMTATFLTMLAATPLFGWLSARCSRYRLLLTVYAFFIANLWAFYVLMTSHLYPEWVARSFFVWLSVMNLFIVSVFWSFMADLFTPEQGARLFGVIAAGGSSGALLGPLFTTGLTFIFPVPVLMLASSGFLMACIGCVYRLERWGRTRTADHRPQQGEPLRGGFFAGVRLTFSSPYLLGICGYLAILTMTATVLYFEQTRLVAEYFDQPEARTRLFSALDFTTNLLTWLTQVFITRRLVSRFGLVTALLFLPAISLVGFLGIAFWPSLAVYVVFSVLRRVGEYALSKPAREVLFTVVSREEKYKAKNFIDTAISRGGDASTAWLVTAVKALGATPTHIAWVLVPVMGVWAWLATALARQLNEERQCKGRKPS
- the ltaE gene encoding low-specificity L-threonine aldolase, which encodes MIDLRSDTVTKPTEEMRKAMARAEVGDDVYGEDPTVNRLQDMTAAMLGKRFALFVPSGTMANQLAIRAQTQPGQEVIVESKSHVVRYEQGAAGALAGVQLHWVTGERGIMTAEQVEAAIRPTDAHSITTALICIENTHNAGGGTIYPLSTIEKIRALAVRHGIPMHLDGARLFNAVVATTLPPTVYAQHFETVSLCLSKGLGAPVGSLLISNDQRLMDRARRFRRMYGGAMRQAGILAAAGIYALERQVARLKTDHEHAKKLARQLQHISAILIAPQHVETNIVVFDIVDAHRSPAELVAAFKEQGVLINALGGQSYRAVTHLHITEKQIDEAVAVFANVLKR
- the gnd gene encoding phosphogluconate dehydrogenase (NAD(+)-dependent, decarboxylating), which codes for MELGFIGLGKMGMNMVTRLRRDQHRVVVYDRSNDLIKQAENQGCIGSSSLADLVGKLSAPRAVWVMVPSGAPTEETIQTVAALLRPDDTIVDGGNTKFHDDVRRAAELKKKGIHYVDAGTSGGIWGLKVGYCLMVGGEDTAVKRLEPVFKTLAPENGWAHVGAAGAGHYVKMVHNGIEYSMMQGYAEGFELMSKSEYKLDLARVADLWMHGSVVRSWLLELAASALKDDQKLEKLKGYVQDSGEGRWMIADAIEKDVPVPTLTTALFTRFRSRQEESFAEKMLAALRNAFGGHSVRR